A single genomic interval of Oryctolagus cuniculus chromosome 19, mOryCun1.1, whole genome shotgun sequence harbors:
- the LOC103348620 gene encoding paired immunoglobulin-like type 2 receptor alpha, with the protein NQILLSSLIAGGQLLSSVVRQREEPADAGSAGSTVHPPYGVSQPALLSAPIGGSVEIPFSFWYPLKLAKNPHLTITWRRGHFHGEFIYNHTQAFSHKDYKNRLFLNWTQGQESGSLRISNLQLRDDSKYFCQTQTDGWQEWQALRGTSLIITPGRPATAKTPAREHLQHTEETYENTGNKG; encoded by the exons AATCAGATCTTGCTGTCCAGTCTCATAGCCGGTGGCCAactgctctcctctgtggtgagacaaagagaggaaCCTGCAGATGCTGGATCGGCTGGATCCACTGTACACCCTCCCTATGGAGTCTCCCAACCGGCACTTCTCTCGGCCCCCATTGGTGGCTCTGTTGAAATCCCCTTCTCCTTCTGGTATCCCTTGAAGCTGGCCAAGAATCCCCACCTGACTATAACCTGGAGAAGAGGCCACTTCCACGGGGAGTTTATCTACAACCACACTCAGGCCTTCAGCCACAAGGATTACAAGAATCGGCTCTTCCTGAACTGGACACAGGGGCAGGAGAGCGGCTCCCTCAGGATCTCGAATCTGCAGCTCAGGGACGACTCCAAGTACTTCTGCCAAACACAGACAGACGGCTGGCAGGAGTGGCAGGCCCTCAGGGGAACCTCGCTCATCATCACTCCTG GTCGGCCGGCCACAGCCAAAACCCCAGCCAG GGAACACTTACAACACACTGAGGAGACATACGAGAATACTGGGAATAAAG gatAG